GATACTATAGATGAAACTAATCTAGATCTAAAAAACAATAAATACAACCAAGTATTTTCATGGCAAGGTAGTCAAAATAATCCTCCAGATTTAATCATCCGCAATGGTGATGCATTGGAAGTTAAAAAAATAGGAACAATTGGCTCTCAAATAGCTTTAAATAGTTTTTTTCCTAAAGCAAAGCTCTTCTCCAACGATCTGATGATATCTTCTGATTGTCGTAATTGTGAAACTTGGACAGCAAAAGACTTAGTATATGCGATTGGCGTTACTAGTCATCAAAAACTCAATTTACTTTGGTTGATATATGGTGATTGCTATGCAGCTAGCCAGGAGTATTACACCAGAATTAAAAATACAATTGCTACTGGTATTAGTGCAATTGACGATGTAAATTTTTCTCAAACCAAAGAGTTAGGCCGAGTGAATAAAGTAGATCCATTAGAAATAACTTATCTAAGAATTAGAGGAATGTGGGGCATACAAAATCCTTTATCTGCCTACAATTATTTAAACTTATACGATGCTAATGCTACTTTTCAACTTATTGCGATCGTGAAAGAAACTAAATACTTATCCTTTCCAACTGTAAGTAGAAATACATTAGAGGCTTTGGTTAGCTGCGATCGCGAACTAATTATAAATATTCAAAATATCAAGTCACCTGATAATCCAAAGCAGATAATATCTGCTAAAATTATTAACTATAAAATGAGATAAATGATTGAAAAGATGGATATTATCTCTTTATTTTCAGGCTGTGGAGGATTAGATTTAGGCTTTTCCCAAGCAAACTTTAATATTATCTGGGCAAGCGAATATGATAAATCTATCTGGGATACTTATGAATTAAATCATCCTAAAACTTTTTTAGACCGCAGAGATATTAGAGAGATTAATTCTTGGGAGATCCCAAAGTGTTTAGGAATAATTGGCGGCCCACCTTGTCAAAGTTGGAGTGAAGCAGGTGCTGGTCGTGGAATTAATGACGATCGCGGTCAATTATTTTATGACTATATCAGAATTGTTGAAGATAAACAGCCTCTTTTCTTTTTAGCTGAAAATGTTAGCGGCATTTTAGCTCAAAAACATATAAAAGCTTTTACTAATATCTTGAATCAATTTAGACATATTGGTTATGAAGTTTCTTATCAACTTCTAAATGTTAATGATTTTGGTGTTCCGCAAGATAGACAAAGAGTAATTATTGTTGGTTATCATCATAAACTGGGTGGTATTTTTGATTTTCCTAAACCTGTTCAATCTGGTTTAACGATAGAAGATGCTATCTACGATTTAAGGCTAATAGAACCAGTTAAAATAAAAGACAAGGTAACTGAATATCACCGATTAATTTCAAATCATGAATATTTAGACACAAGCTTTTCCAGTATTTATATGTCAAGAAACAGAGTGAGAAGTTGGAATGAGCCATCTTTTACTATTCAAGCAGGAGGAAGGCACGCTCCTTTACATCCTCAAGCTAATAAAATGATTTTTGTGGAAAAAGATCGAAGAATTTTCGATCCTAATTCTCCTAAGCCGTACCGTAGATTATCTGTTAGAGAATGTGCCAGAATACAGACATTTCCAGATGATTTTGTTTTTACATATAATCATATAAATAATGGCTATAAAATGATAGGAAACGCTGTGCCTGTTAATTTTGCTTATATTCTAGCCAGTAAAATTTTTCTAGATATCCAAGAATATTTAACTACTCTTGAATTAGATAGCAAGAAATGGGTAGCTGTGCCAAAGCAAAGTGCATATCATGTTTAACCAGATGCACTAAAACGGCTCATGATGACTAATCTTACAGATATTCAGCGTTGGGAAGCGCTAGTAGAACGCAATGCCAAAGCCGATGGAATGTTTCTGTATGGGGTTCAAACAACAGGAATTTACTGTCGTCCAAATTGTCCGTCACGGATACCGAATCGAAACAATGTGGCGTTTTTTCATACCTGTGATGAAGCTGAAAAAGCGGGGTTTCGTCCTTGTAAACGATGCCAACCTCAGACAATTTCGCCGCAGACACAGCAAATAGAAACTATTAGCCG
Above is a window of Merismopedia glauca CCAP 1448/3 DNA encoding:
- a CDS encoding NgoPII family restriction endonuclease, which gives rise to MTDILQAIATLVNRPIPNLLDYYRSKSQNRINAVGDALEEYIKDIFADTIDETNLDLKNNKYNQVFSWQGSQNNPPDLIIRNGDALEVKKIGTIGSQIALNSFFPKAKLFSNDLMISSDCRNCETWTAKDLVYAIGVTSHQKLNLLWLIYGDCYAASQEYYTRIKNTIATGISAIDDVNFSQTKELGRVNKVDPLEITYLRIRGMWGIQNPLSAYNYLNLYDANATFQLIAIVKETKYLSFPTVSRNTLEALVSCDRELIINIQNIKSPDNPKQIISAKIINYKMR
- a CDS encoding DNA cytosine methyltransferase, whose translation is MIEKMDIISLFSGCGGLDLGFSQANFNIIWASEYDKSIWDTYELNHPKTFLDRRDIREINSWEIPKCLGIIGGPPCQSWSEAGAGRGINDDRGQLFYDYIRIVEDKQPLFFLAENVSGILAQKHIKAFTNILNQFRHIGYEVSYQLLNVNDFGVPQDRQRVIIVGYHHKLGGIFDFPKPVQSGLTIEDAIYDLRLIEPVKIKDKVTEYHRLISNHEYLDTSFSSIYMSRNRVRSWNEPSFTIQAGGRHAPLHPQANKMIFVEKDRRIFDPNSPKPYRRLSVRECARIQTFPDDFVFTYNHINNGYKMIGNAVPVNFAYILASKIFLDIQEYLTTLELDSKKWVAVPKQSAYHV